TCATGGCGTTTATGCTCATGAAAACGTCCGACATGAATTAAATAGTCCTGTCCGGTCATTTCGCATGGCTCTTTTGCTTTCAGAAGGATGCCATCAATGTCGAAAGGATTATGAATAACGGTGCCGCGTCTGAGCGTAATATCGAAATTTTCAGTGATGTCCTGCAGTACCGCCTGGGATACCCCAACCACATTGCTGTTCTGATAAACGTTTTGGATTTTCTTGCGTTTTAACCAGCGTGAAAAACCATGACGATGCTGAAGATAGGAGAAAGAGAACATCCCATGCACGCAATACCAGAGCTTTTCACGCGGAATGGATTTTGTATGGGCAACGATGCGATCGGTTTTATGCAGATGCGAAAATATGAGGTCAAAATTCCCTTTTTTCTGCGCTTGCTCAACTGCACTATCCAGTAATGCGGCGCGGCGTGACAGTTCTGTTAGCTTACGCCAGGGTTTTTTGCAGATATCCAGAATGACCTGATAATCAACGCCTTCCGGGATTTCATAGTCACAGACGCGACGCAGAGAGAAAACGGATACCTGATGACCCATACCTACCAACCCTTTTGAAAGGGTTAGTACGGTTTTTTCAGCTCCAC
This genomic window from Buttiauxella gaviniae contains:
- a CDS encoding glycosyltransferase translates to MRILMIIDGLPGGGAEKTVLTLSKGLVGMGHQVSVFSLRRVCDYEIPEGVDYQVILDICKKPWRKLTELSRRAALLDSAVEQAQKKGNFDLIFSHLHKTDRIVAHTKSIPREKLWYCVHGMFSFSYLQHRHGFSRWLKRKKIQNVYQNSNVVGVSQAVLQDITENFDITLRRGTVIHNPFDIDGILLKAKEPCEMTGQDYLIHVGRFHEHKRHDRLIKAYALSGIQAPLVLMGNGSKERIAELKTIATASGVAARVIMKSFVPNPYPWISNARMLLLSSDCEGFGNVLVEALICETPAVSTRCPGGPAEILTGELARGLSGMSDQELADTMSDIYNNPPNIDTTTIESYSIGAICQQYLSLATEER